A segment of the Brevibacterium zhoupengii genome:
TTCAGGGCCTCTCCCCTGCTGATTTCAATGCCGGCACTCGTCCGCTCGCTCTCGTCAGGAAATTCAGAATCGTGGAGCAGCCTCAGCAGTGGAGCGGCTTTGGTCACGGTTTCAGCGTATTCGTCTTCAGGGTCAGAGAGTGCGACGATGGCGCCGCCGACCCCGTACCGTGCGGTGTCATCCGCGACGACCAGCGTCCTGATGACAACGTTGAGATCGACGGCTCCGTTGAGGGAGAAGTAGCCGATAGTCCCGCTGTACACACCACGGGGGCCGCCCTCCAACTCTTCGATGATCGACATGGTTCGCAATTTCGGTGCGCCGGTCATCGACCCGGGTGGGAAGGCTGCTTTGACGCATGCGACTGGCGAATTCGCCGGGTCGAGGCGCGCGCTCACCGTGCTGACCATCTGATGCACCGTGGAATAGGTTTCGATGTCGAAGAGCTTCTCGACGGCCACCGAACCGAGCTGTGCGGTTGCTCCGAGGTCGTGGCGGACGAGGTCGACGATCATCAGGTTCTCCGACCGGTCTTTTTCACAGTGCCGGAGTTCGTTTCTGATCGCTTCGTCCTCGGCCTCGCTGTTGCCTCTCGCTCGAGTGCCTTTGATCGGCTTGGATTCGACCGTTCCATCGGAGCCGATGCGCAGAAACCGTTCGGGGGACGTACTGAGTATGGTCACGTCCTTCGATGTGAGATAGACACCGAAGGGTGTGGGATTGTCTGCGCGCAGCGAAAAGTAGGCGTTCAAAGAGTCGGAGCGAGAGTTCAGGGTGACGAACCCACCGTCTGACTCGAGCATGTTGGTCAGGCAGATCTCATAGGATTCGCCATCTGTAATCTTCTCCAGCGACCGTGCGATCAGAGCAAGATACTCGGAGTGAGAATGGTGTGCGCGCAGCGGCGATCTGCCGAAGGAGGCACCTTCACTGGGACTCACCGCTGTCTCAACATTGATCGCACAAATCAAGTTACGAGTCTGCTCACACCAGTCTTCACAGTCTGCTGTCGATGCGCCGAGTCCTTTCAACGCCAACAAGTAGATTCTCGATTCCACGTGATCGATGACGATGGCTCTGTCCAAGAACATCATCGTTGCGTCTGGCAGGTCCGAGTGGTGCTGATTCGGCGATCCGACTTCGGCCTTGAGCTCATATCCCAGGTAGCCGACCCACCCGAGTCGAAAGTCGAAGGGAAGTGGCGGACAATCAACGTCAGACTCAACCTCGATACTGGCGAGTTCGTTTTGCATCCAGTCGAAGAAGCCGCTGTTGACAATGGCCGGTGCCGAGACCAGCTCCGCCGAGGTACTCGCAGTACGGCGGACTCGCACCCTGCCGTTGGTCGCATCGGCTGTCGCAATTTTTCCATCTGGTCCTATGGGCGCACCCATAATGGAATACCGTGACGACTGGCTGCTGGGGTGATTCCCGTCGAGCCAGACGGACTCCTCCTCATGACCGTAGAGCGCTGCGAAAATCTGCTCCGCCGGTGCGCAGTGATCCAGGACTTCGACGTGCAGTGCCGCCTGACCCTTCAGACCTTTATCTGCGGGGCCCGAATGCTCAGTGCGCTCACCGGTTCGACCCGGACGTCTGTCATTGTGCACTTCGCTGTCCGGGCCTGACTTCGCGTCCGCCCACTCCCCGGTCAGTCGCGCAAAATTACCCAGCAGTTGAAGACTGTACTCAGTCGAGATCGACTCGGGATGGAATTGGACTCCCCACTGCGGCAGGGTGCGATGGCGCAGGCCCATGATGACTCCGTCATCGGAATACGCGGTGACCTCCAGCGCCTCGGGAACGTCGGTGACTGCCAGCGAGTGATACCGCACCGCGTTGAACGTCGGCGGAAGATCGGTGAAGAGATCGACACCGAAGTTTCGGATCTCCGAGAGCCGGCCGTGCCGTGGGCTGGGAGCGTGAGCCACCGTTCCACCGTGAGCCAGCGCAATCCCCTGATGCCCCAGGCAGATGCCGAGGACAGGGATCGTTGCCGTGGCGATGACCTCG
Coding sequences within it:
- the pabB gene encoding aminodeoxychorismate synthase component I codes for the protein MIRTLLIDNYDSFTFNLHHYLAEVNGTPPVVVPNDWADWHPGVLDGFDNVVISPGPGSPDKFADFGICAEVIATATIPVLGICLGHQGIALAHGGTVAHAPSPRHGRLSEIRNFGVDLFTDLPPTFNAVRYHSLAVTDVPEALEVTAYSDDGVIMGLRHRTLPQWGVQFHPESISTEYSLQLLGNFARLTGEWADAKSGPDSEVHNDRRPGRTGERTEHSGPADKGLKGQAALHVEVLDHCAPAEQIFAALYGHEEESVWLDGNHPSSQSSRYSIMGAPIGPDGKIATADATNGRVRVRRTASTSAELVSAPAIVNSGFFDWMQNELASIEVESDVDCPPLPFDFRLGWVGYLGYELKAEVGSPNQHHSDLPDATMMFLDRAIVIDHVESRIYLLALKGLGASTADCEDWCEQTRNLICAINVETAVSPSEGASFGRSPLRAHHSHSEYLALIARSLEKITDGESYEICLTNMLESDGGFVTLNSRSDSLNAYFSLRADNPTPFGVYLTSKDVTILSTSPERFLRIGSDGTVESKPIKGTRARGNSEAEDEAIRNELRHCEKDRSENLMIVDLVRHDLGATAQLGSVAVEKLFDIETYSTVHQMVSTVSARLDPANSPVACVKAAFPPGSMTGAPKLRTMSIIEELEGGPRGVYSGTIGYFSLNGAVDLNVVIRTLVVADDTARYGVGGAIVALSDPEDEYAETVTKAAPLLRLLHDSEFPDESERTSAGIEISRGEALK